A stretch of the Mesorhizobium sp. Pch-S genome encodes the following:
- the ehuB gene encoding ectoine/hydroxyectoine ABC transporter substrate-binding protein EhuB yields the protein MRTFATTAAIAGFALGMLAATTVGGRADDSKLEQLKSQGFARLAIANEPPYTAVAADGKVSGAAPDVAREIFKRLGVADVAASISEYGAMIPGLQAGRFDVVTAGLFMKPERCAAVAYSEPVLCDAEAMLVKKGNPKGFKSYEDVAKDSAATIGAPGGGTEEKLALNAGVPRERVIVVPDGQSGIKMLQDGRIDAYSLPVLSINDLMKKANDPNLEVIAPVQGAPVYCDGAAFNKKDTALRDAFDVELAKMKESGEFAKIIEPYGFSAKAALSTTRDKLCAAK from the coding sequence ATGAGGACATTCGCAACCACGGCAGCAATCGCCGGTTTCGCGCTGGGCATGCTGGCCGCCACCACCGTGGGTGGCCGCGCTGACGACAGCAAACTCGAGCAGCTGAAGAGCCAGGGTTTTGCCCGCCTGGCGATCGCCAACGAGCCGCCCTACACGGCGGTGGCGGCGGATGGCAAGGTTTCGGGCGCTGCCCCTGACGTCGCCCGAGAGATCTTCAAGCGCCTCGGCGTTGCCGACGTCGCGGCGTCGATCTCCGAATATGGCGCGATGATACCGGGCCTGCAGGCCGGACGTTTCGACGTGGTGACGGCCGGCCTGTTCATGAAACCCGAGCGCTGCGCTGCCGTCGCCTATTCCGAGCCTGTGCTCTGCGACGCCGAAGCCATGCTGGTGAAGAAGGGCAATCCCAAGGGCTTCAAGAGCTATGAGGATGTCGCCAAGGACAGCGCCGCCACCATCGGCGCGCCGGGTGGCGGCACCGAGGAGAAGCTGGCGCTGAATGCCGGCGTGCCGCGCGAACGCGTCATCGTGGTGCCGGATGGTCAGAGCGGCATCAAGATGCTGCAGGACGGCCGCATCGATGCCTATTCGCTGCCGGTACTTTCCATCAATGACCTGATGAAGAAGGCCAACGATCCGAACCTCGAGGTCATTGCGCCGGTGCAGGGTGCGCCGGTCTATTGCGATGGCGCCGCCTTCAACAAGAAGGACACCGCATTGCGCGACGCCTTCGATGTCGAGCTGGCCAAGATGAAGGAGTCCGGCGAGTTCGCAAAGATCATCGAGCCCTACGGCTTCTCGGCCAAGGCCGCATTGTCGACGACGCGCGACAAGCTCTGCGCGGCCAAGTGA
- the ehuA gene encoding ectoine/hydroxyectoine ABC transporter ATP-binding protein EhuA — MAAPIIKIDAISKSFGAFKVLDGLSMQVMPGEKLALIGPSGSGKTTILRILMTLERIDGGHIEVEGEQLYHMEREGSLVPASERHLARMRQKIGMVFQLFNLFPHKCVLDNVTLAPMLTKGMPRAAAEKRAMELLDMVGLADKAKAMPAQLSGGQKQRVAIARALALSPRIMLFDEVTSALDPELVGEVLNVMRKLAAETDMTMLLVTHEMGFAHDFADRVLFFDRGKIVEEGKPDDIFRHPKQERTQSFLKKIIAAGHRV, encoded by the coding sequence TTGGCCGCGCCCATCATCAAGATCGACGCGATTTCGAAGAGCTTCGGTGCCTTCAAGGTGCTGGACGGGCTGTCGATGCAGGTGATGCCCGGCGAGAAGCTGGCGCTTATCGGCCCGTCGGGCTCCGGCAAGACCACGATCCTGCGTATCCTGATGACGCTCGAGCGCATCGATGGCGGCCACATCGAGGTCGAAGGCGAGCAGCTCTACCACATGGAGCGCGAGGGCTCCCTGGTGCCGGCGAGCGAACGGCATCTCGCCAGGATGCGCCAGAAGATCGGCATGGTCTTCCAGCTCTTCAACCTGTTTCCCCACAAATGCGTGCTCGACAACGTCACCCTGGCACCGATGCTGACCAAGGGCATGCCGCGTGCCGCCGCCGAGAAGCGGGCGATGGAACTGCTCGACATGGTCGGCCTGGCCGACAAGGCCAAGGCGATGCCGGCACAACTGTCGGGAGGCCAGAAGCAGCGTGTGGCGATCGCCCGCGCGCTCGCTTTGTCGCCCAGGATCATGCTCTTCGACGAGGTCACCTCGGCGCTCGATCCCGAACTGGTCGGCGAGGTGCTGAACGTCATGCGCAAGCTCGCCGCCGAGACGGACATGACCATGCTTCTGGTCACCCACGAAATGGGTTTTGCCCACGACTTTGCCGACCGGGTGCTGTTCTTCGACCGCGGCAAGATCGTGGAGGAGGGCAAGCCCGACGACATTTTCCGCCATCCCAAGCAAGAGCGCACGCAGAGCTTCCTGAAGAAGATCATTGCGGCCGGTCATCGCGTCTGA
- a CDS encoding PLP-dependent aminotransferase family protein, which translates to MTLWRPDPALIRRPAYLSLADQFARAIHDGRLANGERLPTHRALADELKLSVQTVSRAYEELIRRGLIAGEIGRGSFVQTQRREPDPPYLPERPGEVIDLSILKPVCEPMHLEKLKQALGWLAETLPASSALSFRPNMVFPRHRAVAAEWLKLCGLDASPQNITLTNGATAGMTVALMSVAPPGSTVVTEAIGHHTLVPLARYLGFHLEGLPIDDHGIVPEALDQACQLSDIRAVFVQPSVINPTATLMGSVRRSQIAEVARKHDIAIIENDVLGPLLEDRPPPVAHFAPERTLYVTSFSKITVPGLRIGYLAAPDRYVAAVANRHLVSNWMATPMVAEIASKWVADGTAMELVRWQRSAVRRRHDIAAETLAGVTFHAHADGLHLWLPLPEDRAEEGFVAQARLQGVAIAPGASFRISEAPWHPAVRISIGSTTESELRTGLGVVTRLLLGDPEHLLLAI; encoded by the coding sequence ATGACATTGTGGCGTCCCGATCCGGCGTTGATCCGCCGTCCTGCCTATCTATCGCTGGCCGACCAGTTCGCGCGCGCCATCCATGACGGCCGGCTGGCAAATGGCGAACGCCTGCCGACGCATCGGGCGCTGGCGGATGAGCTGAAACTGTCGGTGCAGACGGTCAGCCGCGCCTATGAGGAGTTGATCCGGCGTGGGCTCATCGCCGGCGAAATCGGCCGAGGCTCCTTCGTGCAGACGCAGCGCCGCGAGCCGGATCCGCCCTATCTGCCCGAGCGGCCGGGCGAGGTGATTGACCTGTCGATCCTGAAGCCGGTCTGCGAGCCGATGCATCTGGAGAAGCTGAAGCAGGCGCTCGGTTGGCTGGCCGAGACACTTCCGGCCAGCTCGGCGCTGTCGTTCCGGCCGAACATGGTTTTCCCGCGTCACCGCGCGGTGGCCGCGGAATGGCTGAAGCTGTGCGGACTGGATGCTTCGCCGCAGAACATCACCCTCACCAACGGCGCGACCGCCGGCATGACGGTGGCGCTGATGAGCGTGGCGCCGCCCGGTTCCACCGTGGTGACCGAGGCGATCGGCCATCACACGCTGGTGCCGCTGGCGCGCTATCTCGGCTTTCACCTGGAAGGCCTGCCGATCGATGACCATGGCATCGTGCCCGAGGCGCTCGACCAGGCCTGCCAGCTTTCAGACATCCGTGCCGTCTTCGTACAGCCGTCGGTGATCAACCCGACCGCCACCCTGATGGGCAGTGTCCGACGCTCGCAGATCGCCGAGGTGGCGCGCAAGCACGACATCGCCATCATCGAAAACGATGTTCTCGGCCCGCTGCTGGAGGATCGTCCGCCGCCGGTCGCCCATTTCGCGCCGGAACGCACGCTGTACGTCACGTCGTTCTCCAAGATCACCGTGCCCGGCCTGCGCATCGGCTACCTCGCTGCGCCCGACCGCTATGTGGCGGCGGTGGCCAACCGGCACCTGGTGTCGAACTGGATGGCGACGCCCATGGTGGCCGAGATCGCCAGCAAATGGGTGGCGGACGGCACCGCCATGGAACTGGTGCGCTGGCAGCGTTCTGCCGTGCGCCGGCGCCATGACATCGCCGCGGAGACCCTGGCCGGGGTGACGTTCCACGCCCATGCCGACGGACTGCACCTGTGGCTGCCGTTGCCGGAGGATCGGGCGGAGGAGGGGTTCGTGGCGCAGGCGCGGCTGCAGGGCGTGGCGATCGCGCCGGGCGCATCGTTCCGAATTTCCGAAGCCCCCTGGCATCCGGCGGTGCGCATCTCGATCGGGTCGACCACCGAGAGCGAACTGCGCACCGGCCTTGGCGTCGTCACGCGCCTGCTGCTCGGCGATCCCGAGCATCTTCTCCTCGCGATCTGA
- a CDS encoding Lrp/AsnC family transcriptional regulator, which produces MTGLKLDAIDLKILDAIQRDGRITKLALAEQVGLSPTPCWMRLAKLEKAGIVSGYHARIAMRAIAPIATVLMEVTLGAHRQADFERFERAIRDIPEIVACWSVGGGVDYLLKVMTADIDAYQRLVDALLERELGIDRYFTYIVIKTVKDEVALPLPELLAGN; this is translated from the coding sequence ATGACCGGACTGAAACTCGACGCCATCGATCTGAAGATCCTCGACGCCATCCAGCGCGACGGGCGCATCACCAAGCTGGCGCTGGCCGAGCAGGTGGGATTGTCGCCGACGCCGTGCTGGATGCGGCTGGCGAAACTGGAGAAGGCCGGCATCGTCTCTGGCTATCACGCCCGCATTGCCATGCGCGCCATCGCCCCCATCGCCACGGTGCTGATGGAAGTGACGCTGGGGGCGCACAGGCAGGCCGACTTCGAGCGTTTCGAGCGCGCCATCCGCGACATTCCCGAGATCGTCGCCTGCTGGTCGGTCGGCGGCGGCGTCGACTACCTGCTCAAGGTGATGACCGCCGATATCGACGCGTACCAACGCCTGGTCGACGCACTGCTGGAGCGCGAACTCGGCATCGACCGCTACTTCACCTACATCGTCATCAAGACGGTGAAGGACGAGGTCGCACTGCCCTTGCCGGAGCTGCTTGCAGGCAACTGA
- a CDS encoding NAD-dependent succinate-semialdehyde dehydrogenase, which yields MSAHFAPHQRHEALDGLTDRRLYREHAYVDGHWTASDIAAGFEVTDPATGASLAWVAALDARQTGQAIDAAARALPGWKALLPQQRSAVLRKWFELIMAAKDDLALLMTLEQGKPLQESLGEIDYAASFVEWYAEDAKRLNVETVTSHLPGAEMAVRREALGVVGVVTPWNFPSAMLTRKAAAALAAGCTIVAHPSSETPLSALALAELGERAGLPAGVFNVVTGDAATIVGQLCADARVRAMSFTGSTEIGRLIAAQCAPTMKRLIMELGGHAPLIVFADADLDKAVKIAVDAKFATSGQDCLAANRIYVERQLYDRFCAAFTEKVSALKVGGGLAADSDIGPLMHERAVKKVDEQVKDATAKGARLLCGGERHAAGALFYQPTVLADLSDDALIMREETFGPVAAITPFDAEDEVVARANASEYGLVAYAVTENGARQRRLASALDYGMVAVNRVKITGAPIPFGGVKQSGLGREGSRHGLEAFTDLKYICFDLA from the coding sequence ATGTCCGCCCATTTCGCCCCGCATCAGCGCCATGAAGCGCTCGACGGCCTGACCGACCGGCGGCTTTACCGCGAACACGCCTATGTCGACGGCCATTGGACCGCGAGCGACATCGCCGCCGGTTTCGAGGTGACCGATCCGGCCACCGGCGCAAGCCTGGCCTGGGTGGCCGCCCTCGATGCCAGGCAGACCGGCCAGGCAATCGATGCCGCGGCCCGCGCCCTGCCCGGCTGGAAGGCACTGCTGCCGCAGCAGCGTTCGGCCGTCCTGCGCAAATGGTTCGAACTGATCATGGCAGCCAAGGATGATCTCGCTTTGCTGATGACGCTTGAGCAGGGCAAGCCGCTGCAGGAATCGCTGGGCGAGATCGATTATGCGGCCTCCTTCGTCGAATGGTACGCCGAGGACGCGAAACGGCTGAACGTGGAGACCGTCACCAGCCACCTGCCCGGCGCCGAAATGGCCGTGCGGCGCGAGGCGCTCGGTGTCGTCGGCGTAGTGACACCGTGGAATTTCCCTTCCGCCATGCTGACGCGCAAGGCGGCGGCAGCGCTTGCCGCCGGCTGCACCATCGTTGCCCATCCTTCCTCGGAAACCCCGCTCTCGGCGCTTGCGCTTGCCGAACTCGGCGAGCGTGCCGGCCTGCCGGCCGGTGTGTTCAACGTGGTCACCGGCGATGCCGCCACCATCGTCGGACAGCTCTGCGCCGATGCACGTGTCCGGGCGATGAGCTTCACCGGCTCGACCGAGATCGGCCGGCTGATCGCCGCGCAATGCGCACCGACGATGAAGCGCCTGATCATGGAACTGGGCGGGCATGCACCGCTGATCGTCTTTGCCGATGCCGACCTCGACAAGGCGGTGAAGATCGCCGTCGACGCCAAATTCGCCACCTCGGGACAGGATTGTCTCGCCGCCAACCGCATCTATGTCGAACGGCAGCTCTACGACCGCTTCTGCGCGGCCTTCACCGAGAAGGTCTCCGCGCTGAAGGTCGGTGGCGGCCTCGCCGCCGACAGCGACATCGGCCCGCTGATGCATGAGCGGGCGGTGAAGAAAGTCGACGAACAGGTGAAGGATGCCACCGCCAAGGGCGCACGCCTGCTGTGTGGCGGCGAACGTCATGCGGCGGGTGCGCTGTTCTACCAGCCGACCGTGCTGGCCGATCTTTCGGACGACGCGCTGATCATGCGCGAGGAGACGTTCGGCCCGGTGGCGGCGATCACGCCCTTCGATGCCGAGGACGAAGTCGTCGCCCGCGCCAATGCTTCCGAATACGGTCTCGTCGCCTATGCCGTCACCGAAAACGGCGCGCGCCAGCGGCGGCTGGCGAGCGCGCTGGACTACGGCATGGTGGCCGTCAACCGGGTCAAGATCACCGGTGCCCCGATCCCGTTCGGCGGCGTCAAACAATCCGGCCTTGGGCGCGAGGGTTCGCGCCACGGCCTGGAGGCCTTCACCGACCTCAAATACATCTGCTTCGATCTGGCGTGA
- a CDS encoding aspartate aminotransferase family protein translates to MLQQSNELTAWDRDHFFHPSTHMGMHARGEMPNRVMAGGEGVTVWDTAGRKSLDAFAGLYCVNVGYGRQKIADAIAEQARSLAYYHAYVGHGTETSIKLAKMIIDRAPQGMSRVYFGLSGSDANETNIKLIWYYNNVRGKPEKKKIISRWRGYHGSGVMTGSLTGLAGFHNAFDLPRAPILHTEAPYYYRRADRSQSQEQFSQYCADQLEALILAQGPETIAAFIGEPVLGTGGIVPPPAGYWQKIQAVLAKYDILLVADEVVTGFGRLGSMFGSDHYGMQPDLITIAKGLTSAYAPLSGVIVRDTMWKVLVEGSDKLGPVGHGWTYSAHPICAAAGVANLELIDEMGLVKNAGETGAYLNQQLAKALGDHKNVGEVRGEGMLAAVEFVRDREGRVFFDASEKIGPQVSAALLERGVIARAMPQGDILGFAPPLCLTRQEADTIVEKTADAVNSVFSKI, encoded by the coding sequence ATGCTGCAACAATCCAACGAACTCACCGCCTGGGATCGCGACCACTTCTTCCATCCCTCGACCCATATGGGCATGCATGCGCGTGGCGAAATGCCAAACCGCGTCATGGCCGGCGGCGAAGGCGTGACCGTATGGGATACGGCCGGCAGGAAGAGCCTCGACGCCTTTGCCGGGCTCTACTGCGTCAATGTCGGCTATGGCCGCCAGAAGATCGCCGATGCCATCGCTGAACAGGCCAGGAGCCTTGCCTACTACCACGCCTATGTCGGCCACGGCACCGAGACCTCGATCAAGCTTGCCAAGATGATCATCGACCGGGCGCCGCAGGGCATGTCGCGCGTCTATTTCGGCCTGTCGGGCTCCGACGCCAACGAAACCAACATCAAGCTGATCTGGTACTACAACAACGTCCGCGGCAAACCGGAGAAGAAGAAGATCATCTCGCGCTGGCGCGGCTATCACGGCTCGGGCGTGATGACCGGTTCGCTGACCGGCCTTGCCGGCTTCCACAACGCCTTCGACCTGCCGCGTGCGCCGATCCTGCACACGGAAGCCCCCTATTACTATCGCCGCGCCGACCGCTCGCAATCGCAGGAGCAGTTCTCGCAATATTGCGCCGACCAGCTCGAGGCGCTGATCCTGGCGCAAGGACCCGAAACGATCGCTGCCTTCATCGGCGAACCGGTGCTCGGCACCGGCGGCATCGTGCCGCCGCCGGCCGGCTACTGGCAGAAGATCCAGGCAGTGCTTGCCAAATACGACATCCTGCTGGTCGCCGACGAGGTGGTGACCGGCTTCGGCCGGCTGGGCTCGATGTTCGGCTCCGACCATTACGGCATGCAGCCCGACCTCATCACCATCGCCAAGGGATTGACCTCGGCCTATGCGCCGCTCTCCGGCGTCATCGTGCGCGACACGATGTGGAAGGTGCTGGTGGAAGGCTCCGACAAGCTCGGCCCGGTCGGCCATGGCTGGACCTATTCGGCGCATCCGATCTGCGCCGCGGCCGGGGTCGCCAATCTCGAGCTCATCGACGAGATGGGGCTGGTGAAGAATGCCGGCGAAACCGGCGCCTATCTCAACCAGCAACTGGCAAAGGCGCTCGGCGACCACAAAAATGTCGGTGAGGTGCGCGGCGAAGGCATGCTGGCGGCGGTCGAATTCGTCAGGGATCGCGAAGGGCGCGTCTTCTTCGACGCCTCCGAGAAGATCGGGCCGCAGGTGTCGGCTGCCCTGCTGGAGCGCGGCGTCATCGCCCGGGCGATGCCGCAGGGCGACATCCTCGGCTTCGCACCACCGCTCTGCCTGACCAGGCAGGAGGCCGACACCATCGTCGAGAAAACCGCGGATGCGGTGAACAGCGTCTTTTCAAAGATCTGA
- a CDS encoding alcohol dehydrogenase family protein, whose translation MNAIAKPLPDAMAAVLLTGHGGLEKLVYRTDARVPKPATGEVLVKVTACGMNNTDVWVRQGAYGTEEDAAAVSTWRRQGNTLTFPRIQGTDTVGAIVAVGEGVSPRRLGERVMVDFSIYNRDDDSLADIDYMGHGRDGGYAEYQVVPAENAHVVNTELTDVELATFCCAYLTGEQMLERARLKAGERVLVTGASGGVGSGIVQLARARGAIPYAVVGKGKEQALLDIGAEKVITRGVADLPGAVAEATGGEPIDVVADLVGGPAFNDLLRILRPEGRYTTAGAIAGPVVQLDLRTMYLKQLQLHGSSQGTRADFRRIVRYIEEKKIKPLVGGVYRLSDFHNAQTDFMAKDFVGKLVVVPDAMWESA comes from the coding sequence ATGAACGCGATTGCCAAACCTTTGCCCGACGCCATGGCCGCCGTGCTGTTGACCGGTCATGGCGGGCTCGAAAAGCTCGTCTACCGCACCGATGCACGGGTGCCGAAACCCGCCACCGGCGAAGTGCTGGTCAAGGTGACGGCCTGCGGCATGAACAACACAGATGTGTGGGTGCGGCAAGGCGCCTACGGTACGGAAGAGGATGCCGCGGCCGTTTCCACCTGGCGCCGCCAGGGCAATACCCTGACCTTTCCGCGTATCCAGGGCACCGACACGGTGGGGGCGATCGTCGCCGTCGGCGAAGGCGTGTCGCCCAGGCGGCTCGGCGAACGGGTGATGGTGGATTTCTCCATCTACAACCGCGACGACGATTCCCTGGCCGACATCGACTATATGGGCCACGGCCGTGACGGCGGTTACGCCGAATACCAGGTGGTGCCGGCAGAAAACGCGCATGTGGTGAACACCGAGCTCACCGATGTCGAGCTGGCGACCTTCTGCTGTGCCTACCTGACCGGCGAGCAGATGCTGGAACGGGCCAGGCTGAAAGCCGGCGAGCGTGTGCTGGTCACTGGTGCTTCCGGCGGTGTCGGCTCAGGCATCGTGCAGCTGGCCCGCGCGCGCGGTGCCATCCCCTATGCGGTGGTCGGCAAGGGCAAGGAGCAGGCGCTGCTCGACATCGGCGCGGAGAAGGTCATCACGCGTGGCGTCGCCGATCTGCCCGGCGCGGTTGCCGAGGCGACCGGCGGCGAGCCGATCGATGTGGTGGCCGACCTCGTCGGTGGCCCGGCCTTCAACGACCTGCTGCGCATCCTGCGACCGGAAGGCCGCTACACCACGGCCGGCGCGATCGCCGGGCCGGTGGTGCAGCTCGATCTCAGGACCATGTATCTGAAGCAGCTTCAGTTGCACGGCTCCTCGCAAGGCACGCGCGCCGACTTCCGCCGCATCGTGCGCTACATCGAGGAAAAGAAGATCAAGCCGCTGGTCGGCGGTGTCTACCGACTCTCGGATTTCCACAACGCCCAGACCGACTTCATGGCCAAGGACTTCGTCGGCAAGCTGGTGGTCGTGCCCGACGCGATGTGGGAGAGCGCCTAA
- a CDS encoding dipeptidase, whose protein sequence is MPDLIPVFDGHNDSLLNLHLSAETDKARLFTQGAPATWHIDLPRARKGGFAGGMFAVFAPSPGEDDPDFTASVLGNDEPLPPPLLMEEARLPTLAMASILFRLERAGALAVCRSAADIRAAMERDVIAAVFHIEGAEAIDADFVMLDVLHAGGLRSLGPVWSRPNIFGHGVPFRYPSSPDTGPGLTDAGKALVRACNQLNILVDLSHINEQGFRDVATISDAPLVATHSNVHSICPHARNLTDWQLDAIRETRGMVGLNFAVEFLHPDGPDGKGADLDTMLRHLDAMLQRLGEDGVGLGSDFDGAPIPAEIGDVSGLPRLIEALGRHGYGSDLIEKIAWKNWVGVLERTIG, encoded by the coding sequence ATGCCCGATCTCATTCCCGTCTTCGACGGTCACAACGACTCGTTGCTCAACCTGCATCTCTCGGCTGAAACCGACAAGGCGCGGCTTTTCACGCAAGGCGCGCCGGCCACCTGGCACATCGATCTGCCGCGAGCCCGCAAGGGTGGCTTCGCCGGCGGCATGTTCGCCGTCTTCGCGCCTTCGCCGGGGGAAGACGATCCCGACTTCACCGCATCGGTGCTGGGCAATGACGAACCCTTGCCGCCACCCTTGCTGATGGAGGAAGCGCGTTTGCCGACCCTTGCCATGGCGTCTATCCTGTTCAGGCTCGAGCGTGCGGGCGCTCTCGCCGTCTGCCGCAGCGCGGCCGACATCCGCGCCGCCATGGAACGCGATGTGATCGCCGCCGTCTTCCACATCGAGGGCGCCGAAGCGATCGACGCCGATTTCGTCATGCTGGATGTGCTGCACGCGGGCGGGCTGCGTTCGCTCGGTCCGGTCTGGAGTCGCCCCAACATCTTCGGCCACGGCGTGCCGTTCCGCTATCCGTCATCGCCCGACACCGGGCCGGGATTGACCGATGCCGGCAAGGCGCTGGTCCGAGCCTGCAACCAGCTGAACATCCTGGTCGACCTGTCGCATATCAACGAACAGGGATTCCGCGATGTCGCGACCATCAGCGATGCGCCACTGGTGGCGACACATTCCAACGTGCATTCGATCTGCCCGCATGCGCGCAACCTCACCGACTGGCAACTCGATGCCATCCGTGAGACGCGTGGCATGGTCGGGCTGAACTTCGCCGTGGAGTTCCTCCATCCCGATGGACCGGACGGCAAGGGTGCCGACCTCGACACCATGCTGCGCCACCTCGACGCCATGTTGCAGCGGCTGGGCGAGGACGGCGTCGGCCTGGGTTCGGATTTCGACGGCGCGCCGATCCCCGCGGAGATCGGCGACGTGTCGGGCCTGCCGCGGCTGATCGAGGCGCTCGGGCGCCACGGCTATGGAAGCGACCTCATCGAGAAGATCGCCTGGAAGAACTGGGTCGGTGTCCTGGAGCGGACGATCGGTTAG
- a CDS encoding serine hydrolase domain-containing protein yields MISTRRSLLKMGMAGLFMPHVQIALADDKPKPSFESWRRDFEASVPDRMKTAHVVGASVAITTKDNATRYTAAFGFADLGKQRKLTADTPMHLASVSKLFTVSALVQLFERKGYDLNGDVNDFIDFKVRNPRHPKLPITVKQLVTHTSSISDEGYGFVSFPGDPTQSLPDLLKGYLAEGGSAYSPKSFLKGKPGTKWDYSNIAIALAGYIVQHVSKQEFPAYVAANVLEPLGIRNAHWYLKDFAPDVLATPYQYEKGEFVALPQQGYPDVPAGMLRCSASDLAKALHAMLGQETGSKAILSQAAVRNMLRRQVDRKIYPYQGLCWTEEETATHKAVGHTGSDNGALNMVVLSKDKSQAVAVLMNIDGTDENRKFRASVADDLLVGAKLAR; encoded by the coding sequence ATGATTTCAACGCGACGTTCATTGCTCAAGATGGGAATGGCGGGACTGTTCATGCCGCACGTGCAAATCGCTTTGGCAGACGACAAGCCGAAGCCGTCATTCGAAAGCTGGCGGCGCGACTTCGAAGCCAGCGTTCCGGATCGCATGAAGACTGCCCATGTCGTCGGTGCGTCCGTGGCCATAACGACGAAGGACAATGCCACGCGCTACACGGCAGCGTTCGGTTTCGCCGACCTCGGGAAGCAGCGCAAGCTCACCGCCGACACGCCGATGCATTTGGCGTCGGTCAGCAAGCTGTTCACCGTCTCCGCCCTGGTGCAACTGTTCGAGCGCAAGGGCTATGACCTGAACGGCGACGTCAATGATTTCATTGATTTCAAGGTCCGGAATCCTCGTCATCCGAAGCTGCCGATCACCGTGAAGCAACTTGTCACCCATACATCGAGCATCTCCGATGAGGGCTATGGTTTCGTTTCATTCCCTGGCGATCCGACCCAAAGCCTGCCGGATTTGCTGAAAGGCTATCTTGCGGAAGGCGGCAGTGCCTACTCGCCGAAATCGTTTCTCAAGGGAAAGCCCGGCACCAAGTGGGACTACAGCAATATCGCGATCGCCCTGGCGGGCTACATCGTCCAGCATGTCAGCAAGCAGGAATTCCCTGCCTATGTTGCAGCCAACGTGCTTGAGCCGCTCGGCATCCGGAACGCCCATTGGTATCTGAAGGACTTCGCGCCCGACGTTCTCGCCACGCCCTACCAGTATGAAAAGGGAGAATTCGTCGCGCTGCCGCAGCAGGGCTATCCAGACGTGCCTGCCGGCATGCTGCGTTGCTCCGCCAGCGATCTGGCAAAGGCGCTGCACGCGATGCTTGGACAGGAAACGGGTAGCAAGGCCATCCTCTCCCAGGCCGCGGTCCGCAACATGTTGCGCCGGCAGGTGGATCGCAAGATCTATCCCTATCAGGGCCTCTGCTGGACGGAAGAGGAGACCGCGACCCACAAGGCCGTCGGACACACCGGCAGCGACAACGGCGCCCTCAACATGGTCGTTCTGAGCAAGGACAAGAGCCAGGCGGTGGCCGTGCTGATGAACATCGACGGCACGGACGAAAATCGCAAGTTCCGGGCTTCGGTTGCCGATGACCTGCTCGTCGGCGCAAAGCTGGCTCGATAG